A region of Vitis vinifera cultivar Pinot Noir 40024 chromosome 15, ASM3070453v1 DNA encodes the following proteins:
- the LOC104881790 gene encoding uncharacterized protein LOC104881790, whose translation MASGSGSGSGGGGGGGGGGGGGGRGGDGGGESGTFSRDLAWKYCSPLEGNRNGTILPPEVKEEIGEMLHEKSKAKAKKTADIEEIRDQLRGTMGAKHTHVMDEDDDEDEEVYMYPANMDLDKRDAYREVVRASKATKWE comes from the exons ATGGCTAGTGGAAGTGGAAGTGGaagtggaggtggaggtggaggtggaggtggaggtggaggtggaggtagAGGTGGAGATGGAGGTGGTGAGAGTGGCACATTCAGCCGAGATTTAGCTTGGAAGTATTGTTCACCATTAGAGGGAAACCGAAATGggacaattt TGCCAcccgaagtgaaagaagagatagGAGAGATGTTACATGAAAAAAgtaaagcaaaagcaaagaaaactgCAGATATTGAAGAGATCAGGGATCAATTACGTGGCACTATGGGGGCTAAGCATACACATGTCATGgacgaggatgatgatgaagatgaagaagtgtACATGTATCCAGCAAATATGGACCTGGATAAGCGGGATGCTTATCGAGAAGTGGTCCGTGCATCGAAGGCAACAAAATGGGAGTGA